A genome region from Arthrobacter sp. V1I9 includes the following:
- a CDS encoding ZIP family metal transporter: MMMSLWFGVIASSALVVGAFVGVRFELPKRLLAMLLAFAAGSLITALAFELFEDAYERGGILRAAIGLMGGAVVFTVLSALLDRWAQAGEQKQATPADEFEGSAKLDTDAAASDKPATSASTRGAAGLALLAAVTLDGVPENVALGISLGEGTGGLALLAAIFVSNFPEALVGSASMRSQGRSTGSILGLWVACAVLLVIAVVMGAGPLSGADPEAISIPLAFAAGAVIASLADTLMPEAYEHGGPAVALSTAAGFVLAFVLSLA, encoded by the coding sequence ATGATGATGTCGCTGTGGTTTGGCGTCATAGCATCCAGCGCCCTGGTCGTTGGTGCTTTCGTCGGCGTCCGCTTCGAACTGCCTAAGCGTCTCCTGGCCATGCTGTTGGCTTTCGCCGCCGGCTCGCTTATCACTGCCCTCGCTTTCGAATTGTTCGAAGACGCTTACGAGCGCGGCGGGATCCTCCGCGCAGCCATCGGCCTCATGGGCGGTGCAGTGGTGTTCACGGTCCTCAGCGCGCTGTTGGACCGGTGGGCTCAGGCCGGAGAACAGAAACAGGCCACGCCTGCCGACGAGTTCGAGGGCAGCGCCAAGCTGGACACCGACGCGGCCGCCAGCGACAAACCCGCCACATCTGCTTCAACCCGCGGCGCAGCTGGCTTGGCGCTTTTGGCTGCCGTCACCCTGGACGGCGTGCCGGAAAACGTTGCCCTAGGAATCTCGCTGGGCGAGGGAACCGGCGGCTTGGCCCTGCTCGCGGCGATCTTCGTCTCCAATTTCCCGGAAGCGCTGGTAGGCTCGGCGTCCATGCGCAGCCAAGGCCGGTCCACCGGCAGCATCCTCGGGCTGTGGGTGGCGTGTGCGGTCCTACTCGTCATCGCCGTCGTAATGGGAGCCGGACCGCTCTCCGGAGCGGACCCGGAGGCCATCTCCATACCTTTGGCGTTTGCTGCCGGTGCGGTGATCGCATCGCTCGCGGACACGCTGATGCCCGAGGCGTACGAACATGGCGGTCCTGCCGTCGCTCTCAGCACGGCCGCAGGATTCGTCCTCGCGTTCGTGCTGTCACTGGCCTAA
- a CDS encoding Hpt domain-containing protein, with the protein MMPAAPLVDQRVLDRLREDLEEDEGYCRVFVGNFIDYLPHRIGRLKLALTTGDLDGSVDAVLSLKSSSQMVGAERLAGLAKALEGEIRSGGLDADAAVVVLPKLAASLLKPIRRCSRLTMKSLQAQCSPGASL; encoded by the coding sequence ATGATGCCGGCAGCCCCGCTCGTGGACCAGAGAGTCCTGGACCGGCTGCGCGAGGATCTCGAGGAGGACGAGGGGTACTGCCGTGTCTTCGTTGGGAACTTCATCGACTACCTCCCGCATCGCATCGGACGCCTCAAGCTGGCCCTGACCACAGGTGACCTGGACGGATCCGTCGACGCCGTCCTGAGCCTGAAGTCATCCAGCCAAATGGTCGGAGCCGAGCGGCTCGCCGGCCTGGCCAAGGCCCTCGAGGGCGAAATCCGGTCCGGAGGGCTCGACGCTGACGCCGCCGTCGTCGTCCTCCCCAAGCTCGCTGCCTCGTTACTTAAACCCATCAGACGGTGCAGCCGGCTGACAATGAAGAGTCTGCAGGCTCAGTGTTCGCCTGGAGCCAGCCTGTAA
- a CDS encoding very short patch repair endonuclease: protein MADKLSPEQRSWNMSRIRSKNTKPELLVRRLLHAKGYRYRLHGRTGSTRLPGNPDLVFAGRRKVIFVNGCFWHFHDCRVGLHAPKANAEFWAAKRSRTKERDAGQRRLLEDAGWEVLTVWECELKDGSALEAQLVHFLETAPHASGAGLNKEHS from the coding sequence ATGGCGGACAAGCTGAGCCCGGAGCAGCGCAGCTGGAACATGTCCCGGATCCGGAGTAAGAACACCAAGCCCGAACTGCTGGTGCGCCGGCTACTCCACGCCAAGGGATACCGGTATCGCCTGCATGGGCGGACCGGCAGCACTCGCCTGCCGGGCAATCCGGACCTCGTCTTTGCCGGACGCCGCAAGGTCATCTTTGTCAACGGCTGCTTCTGGCATTTCCACGACTGCCGGGTGGGCCTGCACGCGCCGAAAGCGAACGCCGAGTTCTGGGCGGCGAAGCGTTCGCGCACCAAGGAGCGCGACGCCGGCCAGCGCCGCCTGCTGGAGGACGCCGGCTGGGAGGTCCTCACCGTTTGGGAGTGCGAACTCAAGGATGGGTCTGCGCTTGAAGCCCAGCTGGTGCACTTCCTGGAAACAGCCCCGCACGCTTCCGGAGCAGGCCTCAACAAAGAGCATTCTTGA
- a CDS encoding pyridoxamine 5'-phosphate oxidase family protein, which translates to MMFEHADGNPVLELNDEQSWHLLEGTRHGRLVVSVAGEHDIFPVNYVSSNRKLYLRTAPGNKLAQLTINSAVLFEADGILSDEAWSVVLRGKARVLSNSAELAAVEELGLKSWVPTLKDFYVEIEPVSVSGRHFQLGDQPER; encoded by the coding sequence ATGATGTTTGAACACGCAGACGGAAATCCAGTCCTGGAACTCAACGACGAGCAGTCCTGGCACCTGTTGGAAGGGACCAGGCACGGTCGGTTGGTGGTCTCAGTTGCCGGAGAACATGACATCTTTCCCGTCAACTATGTGAGCTCGAACCGCAAGCTGTATCTGAGGACTGCTCCGGGCAACAAGCTCGCCCAGCTGACCATCAACTCGGCAGTTCTCTTCGAGGCCGACGGCATCCTCTCGGACGAGGCTTGGTCCGTGGTCCTTCGTGGGAAAGCCCGGGTCCTGAGCAATTCGGCCGAACTTGCCGCCGTGGAGGAGCTGGGGCTGAAGTCCTGGGTGCCAACGCTCAAGGACTTCTATGTCGAGATCGAGCCAGTGTCGGTGAGTGGGCGGCATTTCCAGCTCGGAGACCAACCGGAGCGCTAA
- a CDS encoding DUF6318 family protein: MTSHNVLTPRFMRSGAVAFSAVAFGVAATFMLAGCSGGAPADPGAAPPTASETASSSPAATPTAKPSAAYKPADASGPAQNVPVPVLPEVAKTETKEGLEAFVRYWYATLNYAFETGDTEKLVETSGPGCVFCMGLKDGVTEAWGEGRWVSGGKIETPAVSVVFKPGVESHAVVQVLQQTIEIRKPDGSLFQAPTAATNTGSRAAATFGSTGWMMTDLGLIR, from the coding sequence ATGACATCGCACAACGTTCTCACGCCCCGCTTCATGCGTTCCGGCGCTGTAGCTTTCAGTGCTGTAGCTTTCGGTGTTGCTGCCACGTTTATGCTGGCCGGTTGCTCGGGCGGAGCACCTGCAGATCCCGGCGCCGCACCCCCGACTGCTTCAGAGACAGCTTCCTCCAGCCCCGCGGCCACCCCCACGGCGAAGCCCAGTGCTGCGTACAAGCCGGCCGACGCGTCCGGCCCCGCCCAAAACGTCCCTGTACCTGTGCTGCCGGAAGTGGCGAAGACGGAGACAAAAGAAGGGCTCGAGGCGTTTGTAAGGTACTGGTACGCAACGCTAAATTACGCCTTTGAGACCGGTGACACGGAGAAACTTGTGGAAACGAGCGGACCCGGCTGTGTCTTCTGCATGGGACTCAAAGACGGAGTGACGGAGGCCTGGGGTGAGGGCCGTTGGGTATCGGGAGGAAAAATCGAAACTCCTGCAGTTTCAGTTGTGTTCAAACCCGGGGTGGAATCACACGCCGTAGTGCAGGTGCTACAGCAAACGATTGAAATCAGAAAACCGGACGGAAGTCTTTTCCAAGCCCCTACTGCGGCTACCAATACTGGAAGTCGTGCGGCCGCTACTTTTGGCTCAACGGGATGGATGATGACCGACCTTGGCCTGATCAGGTAA
- a CDS encoding alkene reductase, producing the protein MLFSPLALGELELPNRLVMAPLTRLRAGEDGIPGPIIAEHYRQRASLGLIVSEGTYPSPAGRSYPGQPGIVTEEQVAGWKKVTDAVHAEGGRMFAQVMHGGRVSHPDITGGNTIVAPSAVAIEGDVRTPSGKQPYPVPHALTTDELPLVIQEFVAASLNAIEAGFDGVELHSANGYLLHEFLAPNSNVRTDSYGGSPENRARFVIETVNAVVAAVGANRVGIRISPEHNVQGIAEVDAADVRATYEVLVDSIAPLNLAYLSILHHEPSGELVQDLRARFGGTFLVNTGFSVVTTREEAVALVADGHADAVVVGRPAIANPDLARRWNESLPLNEPDPSTFYAEGAEGYTDYPAYAG; encoded by the coding sequence ATGCTGTTTTCCCCTCTGGCCCTTGGCGAACTTGAACTCCCGAACCGCCTGGTGATGGCACCCCTGACCCGCCTCCGCGCGGGTGAGGATGGCATCCCGGGACCCATCATCGCGGAGCATTACCGCCAGCGTGCTTCCCTTGGCCTTATCGTCAGCGAAGGAACCTACCCCAGCCCCGCTGGCCGTTCCTACCCCGGGCAACCCGGCATCGTCACCGAGGAACAGGTGGCCGGGTGGAAGAAGGTCACCGACGCCGTCCACGCCGAAGGCGGGCGTATGTTCGCCCAGGTCATGCATGGAGGCAGGGTCTCGCACCCCGACATCACGGGTGGCAACACCATCGTCGCCCCCAGCGCCGTAGCCATTGAAGGCGACGTCCGCACTCCGTCCGGCAAGCAGCCATACCCGGTGCCGCACGCACTGACCACTGACGAACTGCCGCTGGTGATCCAGGAATTCGTCGCCGCCTCGCTGAATGCGATCGAGGCCGGGTTTGACGGCGTGGAGTTGCACTCAGCCAACGGCTACCTCCTTCACGAGTTCCTGGCGCCGAACTCCAACGTCCGCACGGACAGCTACGGTGGTTCCCCCGAGAACCGGGCGCGTTTCGTGATCGAGACGGTCAACGCGGTTGTAGCAGCGGTCGGCGCCAACCGGGTGGGCATCCGTATCTCCCCGGAGCACAACGTCCAGGGCATTGCCGAGGTGGACGCAGCCGACGTGCGCGCAACGTATGAGGTGCTGGTGGACAGCATCGCCCCGCTGAATCTCGCCTACCTCAGCATCCTGCACCACGAACCGAGCGGCGAACTGGTCCAGGACCTCCGCGCCCGCTTCGGCGGCACCTTCCTGGTCAACACCGGTTTCAGCGTCGTCACCACCCGTGAGGAAGCCGTTGCCCTGGTGGCCGACGGTCACGCCGATGCCGTCGTGGTGGGCCGTCCCGCCATCGCCAACCCTGACCTGGCCCGGCGCTGGAACGAGAGCCTGCCGCTGAACGAGCCTGACCCCTCCACCTTCTACGCCGAAGGTGCCGAGGGCTACACGGACTACCCGGCCTACGCGGGCTAA
- a CDS encoding response regulator transcription factor — protein MSDARVGLVIEDDHDIRELVRTVLTQAGFDVTVASSGAEGVLTAKTLNPDVITLDLGLPDIDGFEVSRQIREFSDAYIVMLTARTEELDTLIGLESGADDYLTKPFRPRELRARIAAMMRRPRSVPNPAEVSGIEASADGQAHPERGNYSHNGLELSYASRTVTVDGAEMNLTRTEFELLHALLEAGRTVRTKSDLVRRLRDEDYDVGGYISEADERSVEVHMGNLRKKLGDSPQKPRWLQTVRGVGYRLAPGEH, from the coding sequence ATGAGTGATGCACGTGTCGGACTGGTCATCGAGGATGACCACGACATTAGGGAACTGGTTCGCACGGTGCTGACCCAGGCAGGCTTTGACGTGACCGTGGCCAGTAGTGGAGCGGAGGGCGTCCTGACGGCGAAGACCCTTAACCCGGACGTCATCACCCTGGACCTCGGGCTGCCGGACATCGACGGTTTTGAAGTGTCCCGGCAGATCCGTGAATTCTCGGACGCCTACATCGTGATGCTGACGGCCCGCACCGAGGAGCTGGACACCCTTATCGGGCTCGAATCCGGCGCGGACGATTACCTCACCAAGCCGTTCCGGCCTCGGGAGCTGCGCGCACGCATCGCTGCAATGATGCGCCGTCCCCGTTCGGTCCCGAATCCGGCAGAAGTTTCAGGGATCGAGGCCTCGGCCGATGGGCAGGCGCATCCGGAGCGCGGGAATTACAGCCATAACGGGCTGGAGCTGAGTTATGCATCCCGCACGGTGACTGTGGACGGCGCCGAGATGAACCTGACCCGTACTGAGTTCGAACTGCTGCACGCCCTGCTGGAAGCAGGCAGGACTGTCCGGACCAAATCGGATCTGGTGCGCCGGCTGCGGGACGAGGATTACGACGTCGGGGGCTACATCAGCGAAGCGGACGAACGGTCCGTCGAGGTACATATGGGGAACCTTCGCAAGAAGCTGGGTGATTCGCCGCAGAAACCGCGCTGGCTTCAGACGGTTCGGGGTGTGGGTTACAGGCTGGCTCCAGGCGAACACTGA
- a CDS encoding Tex family protein, with protein MTQLPHAPSPAPSTPAKREHGIYSQIATELGVKAWQVKAAVELLDGGSTVPFIARYRKEATGTLDDTQLRDLDERLRYLRELEDRRRTVLDAVASQGQLTPELQTAILAADTKSRLEDIYLPFKSKRRTKAQIAREAGLEPLAEALLKGPELHPEREAAKYLNPEHAVGDAAAALAGARAILVERVAQDPDLAATLRERLWTQGRMVSRVKKGKETEGQKFADYFEFAQAPAGMPSHRVLALLRGEKDGVLELDLAEADPTDDGALAAARSRYESAVARCLGVADRGRPADAWLMETAQLAWRSRVLARLTADLRGKMFAAAEDEAVRVFAANLRDVLLAAPAGNRATLGLDPGLRTGVKVAVVDGTGKVVATDTVYPHAPVRKWDEALATLVRLARQHAVELVAIGNGTASRETDKLAAELIKRLPDVERKPQKLVVSEAGASVYSASALAAAELPGMDVSLRGAVSIARRLQDPLAELVKIDPKSIGVGQYQHDVTASKLDRSLDAVVEDCVNAVGVDVNTASPALLSRVAGVGPLLSENIVAYRNEHGPFAKRAELKKVPRLGAKAFEQCAGFLRITGGAEPLDASSVHPESYAVARRILVAAGSAPASSLDPREFVDDTFGLPTVQDILVELDKPGRDPRPAFAAATYSEGIEKISDLKPGMILEGTVTNVAAFGAFVDVGVHQDGLVHVSALANRFVSDPREVVKPGQVVRVKVLEADPDRKRISLTLRLDDEPSPGASAPGRAGGKPQNQERDRTASAGRGGNPNAGRGGKQGSEPAARQERERSGGKPARNAPLSGRRHASQPAPVNTAMAEALRKAGLGK; from the coding sequence GTGACCCAACTGCCGCACGCCCCTTCCCCTGCACCGTCCACCCCCGCGAAAAGGGAGCACGGAATCTACAGCCAGATCGCAACCGAACTGGGCGTCAAAGCCTGGCAGGTGAAGGCAGCCGTGGAACTGCTCGACGGCGGTTCTACCGTCCCGTTCATCGCCCGCTACCGCAAGGAGGCCACCGGGACGCTGGACGACACGCAGCTCCGTGACCTCGACGAGCGCCTGCGCTACCTCCGGGAACTGGAGGACCGCCGTCGTACGGTGCTCGATGCCGTTGCGTCCCAAGGCCAGCTGACCCCCGAGCTGCAGACGGCGATCCTCGCTGCGGACACAAAGTCCCGGCTCGAGGACATCTACCTGCCGTTCAAGTCCAAGCGGCGGACCAAAGCCCAGATCGCGCGTGAGGCAGGCCTGGAACCGCTTGCCGAGGCGCTGCTGAAAGGGCCCGAGCTTCATCCGGAACGTGAAGCCGCCAAGTACCTCAACCCGGAGCATGCCGTTGGTGACGCAGCTGCTGCGCTCGCCGGTGCCAGGGCCATCCTCGTTGAGCGCGTGGCCCAGGACCCGGACCTCGCCGCCACCCTGCGCGAGCGCCTTTGGACGCAGGGGCGCATGGTGTCGCGCGTGAAGAAGGGTAAGGAGACCGAGGGCCAGAAGTTCGCTGACTACTTCGAGTTCGCGCAGGCGCCGGCCGGCATGCCGTCGCACCGGGTCCTGGCTTTGCTGCGTGGCGAGAAGGACGGCGTCCTTGAGCTTGATCTCGCCGAGGCAGACCCCACGGACGACGGCGCCCTTGCCGCCGCGCGTTCACGGTACGAATCGGCGGTGGCCCGGTGCCTTGGGGTCGCCGACCGCGGACGGCCCGCCGACGCCTGGCTGATGGAGACGGCCCAGTTGGCATGGCGGTCCCGCGTGCTCGCCCGGCTGACAGCCGACCTTCGCGGGAAGATGTTTGCAGCTGCTGAGGATGAGGCGGTCCGCGTTTTCGCTGCGAACCTTCGGGATGTGCTGCTGGCTGCGCCTGCCGGGAACCGTGCCACGCTCGGTTTGGACCCCGGGCTTCGAACCGGCGTCAAGGTAGCGGTGGTGGATGGCACCGGCAAGGTGGTGGCCACAGATACGGTCTACCCCCACGCTCCGGTACGGAAGTGGGACGAGGCGCTGGCGACGCTGGTGCGGCTGGCGCGGCAGCACGCCGTGGAACTGGTGGCCATCGGCAACGGCACTGCATCGCGCGAAACAGACAAACTCGCCGCCGAGCTGATCAAGCGGCTGCCGGACGTGGAACGGAAACCGCAAAAGCTCGTGGTGTCCGAAGCCGGGGCCTCCGTCTACTCGGCTTCCGCTCTCGCTGCGGCTGAACTGCCGGGCATGGATGTGTCCCTGCGCGGGGCGGTGTCCATCGCCCGCAGGCTGCAGGACCCTCTTGCAGAATTGGTGAAGATTGACCCGAAGTCAATTGGCGTGGGCCAGTACCAGCATGACGTGACTGCGTCGAAACTGGACCGGAGCCTGGACGCCGTTGTGGAGGACTGCGTCAACGCCGTGGGCGTGGACGTCAACACCGCTTCGCCCGCGCTGCTCAGCCGGGTGGCCGGCGTCGGGCCTCTGCTGAGCGAAAACATCGTGGCGTACCGCAACGAGCACGGGCCGTTCGCCAAGCGGGCAGAATTGAAGAAGGTGCCGCGGCTCGGCGCCAAGGCGTTCGAACAATGCGCAGGCTTCCTTCGCATCACCGGGGGAGCGGAACCCCTGGACGCCTCCAGCGTGCACCCCGAATCGTACGCCGTGGCCCGCAGAATTCTTGTTGCCGCCGGTTCTGCGCCCGCCTCCTCACTGGACCCGCGGGAGTTTGTGGACGACACCTTCGGGCTGCCCACGGTGCAGGACATCCTGGTGGAGCTGGACAAACCCGGCCGTGACCCACGTCCCGCGTTTGCAGCCGCTACCTATTCGGAGGGGATCGAGAAGATTTCCGATCTCAAGCCGGGGATGATTCTGGAAGGGACAGTAACCAATGTTGCGGCGTTCGGAGCGTTCGTGGATGTGGGCGTCCACCAGGACGGACTGGTCCACGTCTCGGCACTGGCGAACCGCTTCGTGTCCGATCCCCGCGAAGTGGTGAAACCCGGGCAGGTGGTCCGGGTGAAGGTCCTCGAGGCAGACCCCGACCGGAAGCGGATTTCGCTGACGCTGCGGCTCGACGACGAGCCTTCCCCGGGTGCCTCAGCTCCCGGCAGAGCCGGTGGTAAGCCGCAAAACCAGGAGCGGGATAGGACCGCAAGTGCCGGGCGCGGAGGCAACCCGAATGCCGGGCGCGGCGGAAAGCAGGGTTCCGAGCCTGCTGCACGGCAGGAACGGGAACGATCGGGTGGTAAGCCGGCACGCAACGCGCCGCTGTCTGGCCGCCGCCATGCTTCCCAGCCGGCCCCCGTGAATACGGCGATGGCCGAAGCGCTCCGGAAGGCGGGGCTCGGTAAGTAG